One window of the Eschrichtius robustus isolate mEscRob2 chromosome 13, mEscRob2.pri, whole genome shotgun sequence genome contains the following:
- the CRELD2 gene encoding protein disulfide isomerase CRELD2 isoform X1, translating to MRPPAPAVLGLLLLMLLSPGEATKKPTPCKRCRELVDKFNQGMVDTAKKNFGGGNTAWEEKTLSKYEFSEVRLLEIMEGLCGTSDFECNQLLEEHEGLLETWWLRLKKKYPDLFEWFCVKTLKVCCAPGTYGPDCLACQGGSERPCSGNGHCSGDGSRQGDGSCQCHPGYRGPLCADCMDGYFNSLRNETHSTCSACDESCKTCTGPTNRDCGQCEAGWAREGDACVDVDECAVEPPPCEDQQYCENINGSFVCQECDSTCVGCTGKGPGQCKECIPGYSKESGQCADIDECSLAEKPCLRRNENCYNTPGSFVCVCPEGFEEAEGVCVQTGPAGAEVAEASPTQPPPHEDL from the exons ATGCGCCCGCCGGCCCCGGCCgtgctggggctgctgcttctGATGCTGCTGTCGCCCGGCGAGGCCACCAAGAAGCCGACGCCCTGCAAGCGATGCCGGGAGCTGGTGGACAAGTTCAACCAG GGAATGGTGGACACAGCAAAGAAGAACTTCGGTGGTGGAAACACGGCTTGGGAGGAAAAGACGCTGTCCAAGTATGAATTCAG CGAGGTCCGCCTGCTGGAGATCATGGAGGGCCTGTGTGGGACCAGCGACTTCGAGTGCAACCAGCTGCTGGAGGAGCACGAGGGGCTCCTGGAGACCTGGTGGCTGCGGCT gaagaagaagtatCCTGACTTATTCGAATGGTTTTGTGTGAAAACACTGAAAGTTTGCTGTGCTCCAGGAACTTAcgggccagactgcctgg CGTGCCAGGGCGGGTCCGAGCGGCCCTGCAGCGGGAACGGCCACTGCAGCGGAGACGGCAGCAGACAGGGCGACGGGTCGTGCCAGTGCCACCCGGGGTACCGGGGACCGCTGTGCGCCGACTGCATGGATGGCTACTTCAACTCGCTGAGGAACGAGACGCACAGCACCTGCTCAG CCTGTGACGAGTCCTGCAAGACGTGCACGGGCCCCACCAACAGAGACTGCGGCCAGTGCGAAGCGGGCTGGGCACGGGAGGGCGACGCCTGCGTGG ATGTGGACGAATGCGCGGTGGAGCCGCCCCCCTGCGAGGACCAGCAGTACTGCGAGAACATCAACGGCTCCTTCGTGTGCCAGG AATGTGATTCTACCTGCGTGGGATGCACAGGGAAGGGTCCTGGACAGTGTAAAGAGTGCATCCCCGGCTACTCGAAAGAGAGCGGCCAGTGTGCAG ACATTGACGAGTGCTCGCTGGCGGAAAAGCCGTGTCTGAGGAGGAACGAAAACTGCTACAACACGCCCGGGAGCTTTGTCTGCGTGTGCCCCGAGGGCTTCGAGGAGGCCGAGGGCGTCTGTGTGCAGACGGGGCCGGCGGGGGCCG AAGTCGCAGAAGCAAGCCCAACACAGCCGCCGCCCCATGAAGATTTATGA
- the CRELD2 gene encoding protein disulfide isomerase CRELD2 isoform X2: MRPPAPAVLGLLLLMLLSPGEATKKPTPCKRCRELVDKFNQGMVDTAKKNFGGGNTAWEEKTLSKYEFSEVRLLEIMEGLCGTSDFECNQLLEEHEGLLETWWLRLKKKYPDLFEWFCVKTLKVCCAPGTYGPDCLACQGGSERPCSGNGHCSGDGSRQGDGSCQCHPGYRGPLCADCMDGYFNSLRNETHSTCSDVDECAVEPPPCEDQQYCENINGSFVCQECDSTCVGCTGKGPGQCKECIPGYSKESGQCADIDECSLAEKPCLRRNENCYNTPGSFVCVCPEGFEEAEGVCVQTGPAGAEVAEASPTQPPPHEDL; the protein is encoded by the exons ATGCGCCCGCCGGCCCCGGCCgtgctggggctgctgcttctGATGCTGCTGTCGCCCGGCGAGGCCACCAAGAAGCCGACGCCCTGCAAGCGATGCCGGGAGCTGGTGGACAAGTTCAACCAG GGAATGGTGGACACAGCAAAGAAGAACTTCGGTGGTGGAAACACGGCTTGGGAGGAAAAGACGCTGTCCAAGTATGAATTCAG CGAGGTCCGCCTGCTGGAGATCATGGAGGGCCTGTGTGGGACCAGCGACTTCGAGTGCAACCAGCTGCTGGAGGAGCACGAGGGGCTCCTGGAGACCTGGTGGCTGCGGCT gaagaagaagtatCCTGACTTATTCGAATGGTTTTGTGTGAAAACACTGAAAGTTTGCTGTGCTCCAGGAACTTAcgggccagactgcctgg CGTGCCAGGGCGGGTCCGAGCGGCCCTGCAGCGGGAACGGCCACTGCAGCGGAGACGGCAGCAGACAGGGCGACGGGTCGTGCCAGTGCCACCCGGGGTACCGGGGACCGCTGTGCGCCGACTGCATGGATGGCTACTTCAACTCGCTGAGGAACGAGACGCACAGCACCTGCTCAG ATGTGGACGAATGCGCGGTGGAGCCGCCCCCCTGCGAGGACCAGCAGTACTGCGAGAACATCAACGGCTCCTTCGTGTGCCAGG AATGTGATTCTACCTGCGTGGGATGCACAGGGAAGGGTCCTGGACAGTGTAAAGAGTGCATCCCCGGCTACTCGAAAGAGAGCGGCCAGTGTGCAG ACATTGACGAGTGCTCGCTGGCGGAAAAGCCGTGTCTGAGGAGGAACGAAAACTGCTACAACACGCCCGGGAGCTTTGTCTGCGTGTGCCCCGAGGGCTTCGAGGAGGCCGAGGGCGTCTGTGTGCAGACGGGGCCGGCGGGGGCCG AAGTCGCAGAAGCAAGCCCAACACAGCCGCCGCCCCATGAAGATTTATGA